Part of the Candidatus Sericytochromatia bacterium genome, CTTCCTGCGCCACATCGAGGTCCTGACCATAGGCCAGGCGCACGGGCAGATGCAGCCGGATCCGGGCATCGCCGAAAGAGCGGTTGATCACGTGTTTCGAGATGAATTCCGAATTGGGCACGATGATTTTCACGTTGTCCAGCGTCACGATCGTGGTCGCGCGCAGGCGAATCTCGCGCACCACGCCCACGAACTCCCCCACCGTCACGAAGTCTCCCGGCTTGATCGGGCGCTCCAACACGACGATCAGGCCGGAGACGAAGTTGCTGGTCACGTTTTGCAGGCCAAAGCCGATACCGATCGTGAGAAAGCTGAACATCCAGCCGAGGGCCCCCAGCTGCAGATGCGCCAGCTGAACGCCCAGGATAAAGACCAGCAGCGCCACCATATAATGCGCCACCCGGGCCACCGTGAAGGAGCGCCCGGTTTCCAGGCCCGTGCGCTGGAGCACCGGGACGGCCAGGCCCTGTTCGAACCAGTGGGAGAGACGCAGGGCCAGCCAGACGATCCCTCCCAGGGCCAGCACCTGCACCAGGGTCAGTGGCGTGCCGGCCGGAACCCGGGCTCAGGGGCAGGCTGATCAGGTCGCGCAGGGCGCCCCACAATGCGAAATCCATGCTGGGATTCTACCGCTCATGCCGTCTGCTTGGTGCCGTCCGACTCGCCGCGACACCAAGCAGAGGGAGGAGACAGGGCGAGTGCGCCGGCTTTGGCTGCGTGATGCTGGGCCTCAGCCTCGCTCGGCGAAGGCCGCTCTACGGCTTCGTCGGTGCCTGTTCACCGGGGGCGACGGGAGGTGTCGGCGGTTGAATCGGTCTTGCCGCGTTTGATGGGGCCTCGGTCTGCGTTTGCAGGACCAAATCATCCAGCTTCCACGGGGACACAGGGGCCTCGCTCATCGACTTGAGCGATCGTTCGAGATTCACTAACCTCTTGAAGGCCGGATCTTTCAACACCGGCTTGCCTTTGCCACTTGCCAGTTCCCCGGTGGCTTCGAAGGCGGTTTGCATCAAGGCGTCGAGCTTGAACAGTTCCTCCGGCATCACGGCAGCCTGCAAGGCCGCATCCAGTTTGGCCAGCACGGCCTCGGCGCGTTTTCTGGCAGGCCCCTCCAACGATTCGATCTGGGCTGCGAGCTGGTCTCGGCGTCGCGTCAGGGTTCCATGCATCTTCTCTCCCTGGGCCCACTTTGCGGACAAGGCTTCCGCCTCTGCACTCGCACCGGCCACGTCGCTCAAGGCGGCCCGTTTCAACAACGTGTTGATCTGCTCCCGCAAAGCCTCCTGGGCCTTCGGCCCTTGCGGCTTGGCTGCCTGCAGCAAGCCTGCCATCGCCTGGTCGAATTTATCCAAGGTCTTCTCGGCCACGGCATCGCGCGCCTTGCTCCGCAGTTGCTGAATGGAGTCCCGCACGCGCTGGCCCGTTTCCTGGCTCCAAGCGACGCCATC contains:
- a CDS encoding mechanosensitive ion channel domain-containing protein, whose amino-acid sequence is MLALGGIVWLALRLSHWFEQGLAVPVLQRTGLETGRSFTVARVAHYMVALLVFILGVQLAHLQLGALGWMFSFLTIGIGFGLQNVTSNFVSGLIVVLERPIKPGDFVTVGEFVGVVREIRLRATTIVTLDNVKIIVPNSEFISKHVINRSFGDARIRLHLPVRLAYGQDLDVAQEALLTAATQHPRVLSEPAPCVWLVDFGTDAIQLELLVWIEEPQDAAPIRSALNYQIHRECVARGLTMPHSQHDLHLRQPVRIEWSAPADGSKPIAPTAQPINRPTESEP